In the Deinococcus ficus genome, one interval contains:
- a CDS encoding DNA-formamidopyrimidine glycosylase, producing the protein MPELPEVETTRRKIEPLLKGRTILRVQHDAPHRYANTHLAEGRRVQGLSRRGKYLLLQLAAADAAEDDPHDLEFIVHLGMTGGFRLESTPHTRVTLTTDGGELYFHDPRRFGKMAVVTPGAYAGMPTLAGMGPEPLSDDFREADFVKAAATCGAVKPWLLSQKPVSGVGNIYADEALWEARIHPAQTRLKPAEAKRLYHAIRRVMGDAVNAGGSSLGDGLGNYRQHDGEPGGFQDRHHAYGKDGTPCPRCGTDIAKTVLAQRGTHYCPTCQVLRP; encoded by the coding sequence ATGCCGGAACTGCCGGAAGTGGAAACCACCCGCCGCAAGATCGAACCGCTGCTCAAGGGCCGCACCATCCTGCGCGTGCAGCACGACGCCCCGCACCGCTACGCGAACACGCACCTCGCGGAGGGCCGGCGCGTGCAGGGCCTGTCCCGTCGCGGCAAGTACCTGCTGCTGCAGCTCGCGGCCGCCGACGCCGCCGAGGACGACCCGCACGACCTGGAATTCATCGTGCACCTGGGCATGACCGGCGGATTCCGGCTGGAGAGCACCCCGCACACCCGCGTGACCCTCACCACCGACGGCGGCGAGCTGTACTTTCACGACCCGCGCCGGTTCGGGAAGATGGCGGTCGTGACGCCCGGCGCGTACGCCGGGATGCCCACCCTGGCCGGCATGGGCCCCGAACCCCTCTCCGACGACTTCCGCGAGGCCGATTTCGTGAAGGCCGCCGCGACCTGCGGCGCGGTGAAGCCCTGGCTGCTGTCCCAGAAGCCGGTGAGCGGCGTGGGGAACATCTACGCCGACGAGGCCCTCTGGGAAGCGAGGATTCACCCCGCGCAGACCCGCCTGAAGCCCGCCGAGGCGAAACGGCTGTACCACGCCATCCGCAGGGTCATGGGGGACGCCGTGAACGCGGGCGGCAGCAGCCTGGGGGACGGGCTGGGCAACTACCGCCAGCACGACGGTGAACCGGGCGGCTTCCAGGACCGCCACCACGCCTACGGCAAGGACGGCACCCCCTGCCCCCGCTGCGGCACGGACATCGCCAAGACGGTGCTCGCGCAGCGCGGCACGCACTACTGCCCGACCTGCCAGGTCCTGCGCCCCTAA
- a CDS encoding VOC family protein produces MSVMLLDHMGIATPDLDQGSAPYLALGLTPDGPDELVQSQGVNVRVFRVGQSMIELLAPARPDSAIARYLEKNRPGLHHTAYRVAHLDAEVERLRGLGATFLSEQPGPGLHGTRVIFLHPKWGQGTLIELVEHPAGGTGH; encoded by the coding sequence ATGAGCGTCATGCTTCTCGACCACATGGGCATCGCCACCCCCGACCTGGACCAGGGAAGCGCCCCGTACCTCGCGCTGGGCCTCACGCCGGACGGCCCGGACGAACTGGTGCAGTCGCAGGGCGTGAACGTCCGCGTGTTCCGGGTGGGGCAGAGCATGATCGAACTGCTCGCCCCGGCCCGCCCGGACAGCGCCATCGCGCGGTACCTGGAGAAGAACCGGCCCGGGCTGCATCACACCGCGTACCGCGTGGCGCACCTGGATGCCGAGGTGGAGCGCCTGCGGGGCCTGGGCGCCACGTTCCTGAGCGAGCAGCCCGGCCCGGGCCTGCACGGCACGCGGGTGATCTTCCTGCACCCGAAGTGGGGCCAGGGCACCCTGATCGAGCTGGTGGAACACCCGGCCGGCGGGACCGGGCATTGA
- a CDS encoding pyroglutamyl-peptidase I, with protein sequence MPTLLLTGFEPFHTHPVNPSAQAAEALHGLTVGDWQVHAALLPVDPGGAAAALTPLLDSLQPGAVLLTGLAAGRPQVTLERVAVNVMDFPIPDNTGQTYRDAPVCAPGEEGAAVPAAYLSTLPLRDLLAAWRDAEVPGSISNSAGLYVCNAVMFHALHHLHRSGRAAVPCGFLHLPANAFLAAEDTRLPYLPQAEITRAVQVAAQTLMR encoded by the coding sequence ATGCCCACGCTGCTCCTCACCGGTTTCGAGCCGTTTCACACGCACCCCGTGAACCCCAGCGCCCAGGCCGCCGAGGCCCTGCACGGCCTGACCGTGGGGGACTGGCAGGTGCACGCGGCGCTGCTGCCGGTGGACCCGGGCGGCGCCGCGGCCGCACTCACGCCCCTGCTGGACAGCCTCCAGCCCGGCGCGGTGCTGCTCACGGGGCTCGCAGCGGGCCGGCCGCAGGTGACGCTGGAACGCGTGGCGGTGAACGTCATGGACTTCCCCATTCCGGACAACACCGGGCAGACCTACCGGGACGCGCCCGTGTGCGCGCCCGGCGAGGAGGGGGCCGCCGTGCCGGCCGCCTACCTGAGCACCCTTCCGCTGCGGGACCTCCTGGCGGCGTGGCGGGACGCCGAGGTTCCCGGCAGCATCAGCAACAGCGCGGGCCTGTACGTGTGCAACGCCGTGATGTTCCACGCGCTGCACCATCTGCACCGCAGCGGCCGGGCGGCCGTGCCGTGCGGGTTCCTGCACCTGCCGGCCAACGCGTTCCTGGCCGCCGAGGACACCCGTCTCCCCTATCTGCCCCAGGCGGAGATCACCCGGGCGGTGCAGGTCGCCGCGCAGACGCTGATGCGCTGA
- a CDS encoding DUF4442 domain-containing protein, with protein sequence MTPPELPAFAAAAVKAALHAIPMNATVGVRITGVGVGWAAGECPDTPPFRNHLGTIHAGAQFLLAEAVSGAAFAGAFAQYLSTAVPLIEKLDTHYVGRAVGDLTARAECDPGDLPAAHAAFAAEGRARLTVKVTVRDGEDKPVMEALAHWYLRDRPAAPAPQD encoded by the coding sequence ATGACCCCACCCGAGCTCCCCGCCTTCGCCGCCGCCGCCGTGAAGGCGGCCCTGCATGCCATCCCCATGAACGCCACCGTGGGCGTGCGCATCACGGGGGTCGGGGTGGGCTGGGCGGCCGGCGAATGCCCGGACACGCCGCCCTTTCGCAACCACCTGGGCACCATTCATGCCGGGGCGCAGTTCCTGCTGGCCGAGGCGGTAAGCGGCGCGGCCTTCGCGGGCGCGTTCGCGCAGTACCTGAGCACCGCCGTGCCCCTGATCGAGAAACTGGACACGCATTACGTCGGCCGCGCCGTGGGCGACCTGACCGCCCGCGCCGAGTGCGACCCCGGGGACCTGCCGGCCGCGCACGCCGCGTTCGCCGCCGAGGGGCGCGCCCGCCTGACCGTGAAGGTCACCGTCCGGGACGGCGAGGACAAGCCTGTCATGGAAGCCCTGGCCCACTGGTACCTGCGGGACCGGCCGGCCGCCCCGGCGCCGCAGGACTGA
- a CDS encoding CTP synthase, which translates to MKYIFVTGGVVSSLGKGVASASLGALLRARGYKVTAVKIDPYINIDAGTMRPYEHGECFVTASGAETDLDIGNYERFLDLDIPPGSNITTGQVYQEVIRKERAGDYLSQTVQVIPHVTDEIKRRIRAAGETAGAEIVLIEVGGTVGDIESLPFLEAIRQFKFDEGDENVLFLHLTLVPYLGTSHEFKTKPTQHSVAALRSYGIAPDIVMVRSKEKLPPEITKKIALFTSVRENRVFSSYDVAHVYEVPLALEEQGLGKAVEDLLGLERTLPNLGVWTHAVRTIKQPANEVKIAIAGKYTAMPDAYLSLMESLTHAGIANDARVTIKWVNAEELAEAGEGELEKQLGDADGILVPGGFGIRGIEGKIRAAEYARTRGVPYLGICLGMQIAVIEYARNVAGLAGANSAEFDEYAPHKVIDLMPEQLEVEGMGGTMRLGDWPMQLNAGTKIAELYGVPQGGTVKERHRHRFEVNPAYVGELKQAGLNISGVTPGVEGRGAGLVESIEIPGHPYFVALQAHPEFKSRPMRPSPPFAGFVKAALEHQQG; encoded by the coding sequence ATGAAATACATCTTCGTTACGGGCGGCGTGGTCAGCAGTCTCGGGAAGGGCGTGGCAAGCGCTTCCCTGGGCGCGCTCCTGCGGGCGCGCGGGTATAAGGTCACGGCCGTCAAGATCGACCCCTACATCAACATCGACGCGGGCACCATGCGGCCCTACGAGCACGGCGAGTGCTTCGTGACCGCCTCGGGCGCCGAGACGGACCTGGACATCGGCAACTACGAACGCTTCCTGGACCTGGACATTCCGCCGGGCAGCAACATCACCACCGGGCAGGTGTACCAGGAAGTGATCCGCAAGGAACGCGCCGGGGACTACCTCTCCCAGACCGTGCAGGTCATCCCGCACGTCACCGACGAGATCAAGCGCCGCATCCGCGCCGCCGGCGAGACCGCCGGGGCGGAGATCGTGCTGATCGAGGTGGGCGGCACCGTGGGCGACATCGAGTCCCTGCCCTTCCTGGAAGCGATCCGGCAGTTCAAGTTCGACGAGGGCGACGAGAACGTCCTGTTCCTGCACCTGACGCTGGTGCCTTACCTGGGCACCAGCCACGAGTTCAAGACCAAGCCCACGCAGCACAGCGTGGCGGCCCTGCGCTCATACGGCATCGCGCCGGACATCGTGATGGTCCGCAGCAAGGAAAAGCTCCCGCCGGAAATCACGAAGAAGATCGCGCTGTTCACCAGCGTGCGCGAGAACCGGGTCTTTTCCAGCTACGACGTCGCGCACGTGTACGAGGTGCCGCTGGCGCTGGAGGAGCAGGGCCTCGGGAAGGCCGTGGAGGACCTGCTGGGCCTGGAACGCACCCTGCCGAACCTGGGCGTGTGGACGCACGCGGTCCGCACCATCAAGCAGCCCGCGAACGAGGTGAAGATCGCCATCGCCGGGAAGTACACCGCCATGCCCGACGCGTACCTGAGCCTGATGGAGTCCCTCACGCACGCCGGGATCGCCAACGACGCCCGCGTGACCATCAAGTGGGTGAACGCCGAGGAACTCGCCGAGGCCGGCGAGGGCGAACTGGAAAAACAGCTCGGGGACGCTGACGGCATCCTCGTTCCGGGCGGCTTCGGGATTCGCGGCATCGAGGGCAAGATCCGGGCGGCCGAGTACGCCCGCACGCGCGGCGTGCCGTACCTGGGCATCTGCCTGGGCATGCAGATCGCCGTGATCGAGTACGCCCGCAACGTGGCCGGCCTCGCCGGCGCGAACAGCGCCGAATTCGACGAGTACGCCCCGCACAAGGTCATCGACCTGATGCCCGAACAGCTGGAAGTCGAGGGCATGGGCGGCACCATGCGCCTGGGCGACTGGCCCATGCAGCTGAACGCCGGCACGAAGATCGCCGAGCTGTACGGCGTTCCGCAGGGCGGCACCGTCAAGGAACGCCACCGCCACCGCTTCGAGGTGAACCCCGCCTACGTGGGCGAACTCAAGCAGGCCGGGCTGAACATCAGCGGCGTGACCCCGGGGGTGGAGGGCCGCGGCGCGGGCCTGGTGGAGAGCATCGAGATTCCCGGGCACCCGTACTTCGTGGCGTTGCAGGCCCACCCGGAATTCAAGAGCCGGCCCATGCGGCCCAGCCCGCCCTTCGCGGGCTTCGTGAAGGCCGCGCTGGAACACCAGCAGGGCTAA
- a CDS encoding AAA family ATPase, protein MALLAAVSAPGHIHAVHGFLAAGKTTFARQLERDLPGLRFNTDEWVVALHGPDLGPEEFPGAARRVTAELDRLWPRAASLGLHVVLDYGFWARRHRDALRAQAAALGVPLTLYALSVPADVARARIARRNREPGALHLPAEAYDRLWPRYEPLDADEAVVWVPQPDR, encoded by the coding sequence GTGGCACTTCTGGCCGCGGTGAGTGCGCCCGGGCACATCCACGCAGTGCACGGCTTTCTCGCCGCGGGCAAGACGACTTTCGCCCGGCAACTGGAACGGGACCTGCCGGGCCTGCGGTTCAACACGGACGAGTGGGTGGTCGCCCTGCACGGCCCGGACCTGGGGCCGGAGGAGTTTCCCGGGGCGGCCCGCCGCGTCACGGCGGAGCTGGACCGCCTGTGGCCGCGCGCGGCCTCGCTGGGCCTGCACGTCGTGCTGGATTACGGCTTCTGGGCGCGCCGGCACCGGGACGCGCTGCGGGCGCAGGCGGCGGCGCTGGGGGTTCCCCTGACCCTGTACGCCCTGAGCGTGCCGGCCGACGTGGCGCGGGCGCGCATCGCCCGGCGCAACCGGGAGCCGGGCGCGCTGCATCTGCCCGCGGAGGCCTACGACCGGTTGTGGCCCCGCTACGAGCCGCTGGACGCGGACGAGGCGGTGGTGTGGGTGCCGCAGCCGGATCGGTGA
- a CDS encoding VanZ family protein — protein sequence MSQGRRGRWWLTSGLIAAGIWVVSGMSDTPGPGLAHPWDWAAHGVTYLALAFSLTRATGSAGAALALAAWYGALDEVHQSFVPGREAGLPDWLADVTGAWLGVTLAGWRRTPAPQPATPD from the coding sequence TTGAGTCAGGGCCGCCGGGGCCGCTGGTGGCTGACCAGCGGCCTGATCGCTGCCGGCATCTGGGTCGTGAGCGGCATGAGCGACACGCCCGGCCCGGGCCTCGCGCACCCGTGGGACTGGGCGGCGCACGGCGTGACGTACCTCGCGCTGGCGTTCAGCCTGACCCGGGCGACCGGGAGTGCCGGGGCGGCGCTGGCGTTGGCCGCGTGGTACGGCGCGCTGGACGAGGTGCACCAGTCCTTCGTGCCCGGCCGGGAGGCGGGCCTGCCGGACTGGCTGGCGGACGTGACCGGCGCGTGGCTGGGCGTGACGCTGGCCGGGTGGCGCCGCACTCCCGCGCCCCAGCCGGCCACCCCTGACTGA
- a CDS encoding AAA family ATPase, whose translation MSFSLSAASARPPGTPPDLQAALTQLDGVILGKGTQVRLAVACLLARGHLLIEDQPGVGKTTLAHALARTFGLDFRRVQFTSDLLPADLLGVSIWDAASSTFRFQPGPVFSEVLLADEINRATPRTQGALLEAMEERQVSEGGTTRLLPDPFFVIATQNPAAFVGTSPLPEAQLDRFLLTVTLGYPDVRAERQLLETGGRGQRVRDLPALLGAPDLTRMAREVDAVHAAPPLLDYVQVLARATREHPALEAGLSPRALLALLSVSRAWAYLHGRAMVLPEDIQAVFAPLCAHRLPLRDAGVRVQDVIDRVLADTPIP comes from the coding sequence ATGTCGTTCTCTCTGTCCGCCGCGTCTGCCCGGCCCCCCGGCACCCCGCCCGACCTGCAGGCCGCCCTGACCCAGTTGGACGGCGTGATCCTGGGCAAGGGCACGCAGGTGCGGCTGGCGGTGGCGTGCCTGCTGGCGCGCGGTCACCTGCTGATCGAGGACCAGCCCGGCGTGGGCAAGACCACCCTGGCGCACGCCCTGGCCCGCACCTTCGGGCTGGACTTCCGGCGGGTGCAGTTCACGTCCGACCTGCTCCCGGCTGACCTGCTGGGGGTGAGCATCTGGGACGCGGCGAGCAGCACCTTCCGCTTCCAGCCGGGCCCGGTGTTCAGCGAGGTGCTGCTCGCCGACGAGATCAACCGCGCCACGCCCCGCACGCAGGGCGCGCTGCTGGAGGCCATGGAGGAGCGGCAGGTGTCCGAGGGCGGCACCACCCGCCTGCTGCCGGACCCGTTCTTCGTGATCGCCACGCAGAACCCGGCGGCGTTCGTGGGCACCTCGCCGCTGCCGGAAGCGCAGCTGGACCGCTTCCTGCTCACGGTGACGCTGGGTTACCCGGACGTCCGGGCCGAGCGGCAGCTGCTGGAAACGGGCGGCCGCGGGCAGCGCGTGCGTGACCTCCCGGCGCTGCTGGGCGCCCCGGACCTGACCCGCATGGCCCGCGAGGTGGACGCCGTGCACGCCGCGCCGCCCCTGCTGGACTACGTGCAGGTGCTGGCCCGCGCCACCCGGGAACACCCGGCGCTGGAGGCCGGCCTGAGCCCCCGCGCGCTGCTGGCCCTGCTGTCCGTGTCGCGGGCGTGGGCGTATCTGCACGGGCGGGCCATGGTGCTCCCGGAGGACATCCAGGCGGTGTTCGCCCCGCTATGCGCGCACCGCCTGCCCCTGCGGGACGCGGGCGTGCGCGTGCAGGACGTCATCGACCGCGTGCTCGCGGACACGCCGATTCCCTGA
- a CDS encoding DinB family protein, which translates to MSAWTADQLAQLLHEANAHPWESVQAALDGIEGQPHPRVAWLTTHLSVTKREYAALIAAAAGAPTPPDDAGLSALMAWEVEAVRALTSAQLGARLTHAGADLSVADLIRLNARHTAWHAGQIAALKPRTRMA; encoded by the coding sequence ATGAGCGCCTGGACGGCCGATCAGCTCGCGCAGCTGCTGCACGAGGCGAACGCGCATCCCTGGGAGAGCGTGCAGGCGGCCCTGGACGGCATCGAGGGCCAGCCGCACCCGCGCGTGGCGTGGCTCACCACGCACCTGTCCGTCACGAAACGCGAGTACGCCGCCCTGATCGCCGCCGCGGCCGGCGCCCCCACCCCGCCGGACGACGCGGGCCTGAGCGCCCTGATGGCCTGGGAGGTGGAGGCCGTGCGTGCCCTTACCTCCGCGCAGCTGGGCGCCCGCCTCACCCATGCGGGCGCGGACCTGAGCGTCGCGGACCTGATCCGCCTGAACGCCCGGCACACCGCGTGGCACGCCGGGCAGATCGCGGCGCTCAAGCCCCGCACCCGGATGGCCTGA
- a CDS encoding transglutaminaseTgpA domain-containing protein, with the protein MRPALGGVRPTPFGLWFLLLVLLTLVGCINYSLSLGYGLTFLLLGAWMLAGLHLDRTARLVRGTLQAAGPVTAGQVAPFTLQLAGLSTRVPLTLTVRGSQGQRARLRQSAGGPDQPVLPLRLSAPLRGPLTVTSARLVLSDAFGLWHVARPVTLPGPVTVSPAPTPSALPPATPHAAGDGQLRRVPGPDEFAGLRPYQPGDSPRQVSWRHAARTGQLLTRETDAPAGQARVLDWADTRGPTEARVSQLAGWVEAARVTGTPFALRVPGHPGAFGAGEAHAQAARAILAHLDPLPDPPKVAPASTDDLPDAGAWTTTLAALAFALAPLVLRQPLLMSVLTFGLLGYTFARLRRSLPAPGLAVLAGAAVLGGAYLNSVYGTLLGVDAGTAMLGLLLVLKAAESRTGRDARLLILLGLFQTSTHFFAGQGPLTALHTVLAAAGLLGAAARLTSPDAASGQPGLRVAGRMLALAVPLAALLFLLFPRPDGPLWRLPLSASAQTGLANEITAGEYSALAQNDAVAFRADFGGTPPAPAERYWRGPVYEAYDGVRWTQVRLNGPNPTLTQTGPAVGYTLTLEPNGTPWLPALDTPVAVPAGAVLTTAFQAATRPTGARSRYRLSSAPARRGEREDPFRLDLNLRRPAGESPRAAQFGASWAALPAPERVQAGLAFLRQGDFTYTLTPPTLPERNRVDAFLYGTRRGFCEHYASAFAFLMRAAGVPARIVGGYLGGQVNPAGNYLIVRQQDAHAWVEVWLAGQGWVRVDPTAAIAPARVNANVGTALTRPQASAAPEPTALARARLGLDALQNRWNDLVVGYDGEQQRSALARIGVQGAAAQVGALAVGLVLAGAMALFFLRRQTAPRDPMQRTLDDLTRRTGEPLGPGETLSAYAERVGALRPDMRPGLRQVRDLYHAARYAPQPGEAALRALREAVRKLR; encoded by the coding sequence ATGCGGCCGGCGCTCGGCGGTGTCCGCCCCACCCCGTTCGGGCTGTGGTTCCTGCTGCTGGTGCTGCTCACGCTGGTGGGCTGCATCAACTACAGCCTCAGCCTGGGTTACGGCCTGACCTTCCTGCTGCTGGGCGCATGGATGCTCGCGGGCCTGCACCTGGACCGCACCGCCCGGCTCGTCCGGGGCACCCTCCAGGCGGCCGGACCGGTCACCGCCGGACAGGTCGCGCCATTCACGCTGCAGCTGGCCGGCCTGTCCACCCGCGTGCCGTTGACCCTGACCGTGCGCGGCAGCCAGGGCCAGCGCGCCCGGCTGCGGCAGTCGGCGGGCGGCCCGGACCAGCCCGTCCTCCCCCTCAGGCTGTCCGCTCCGCTGCGCGGCCCGCTGACCGTGACCTCCGCCCGCCTGGTCCTGAGTGACGCTTTCGGGCTGTGGCACGTGGCGCGGCCCGTCACGCTGCCCGGCCCGGTCACCGTGTCCCCGGCCCCCACCCCCTCGGCCCTGCCGCCTGCCACCCCACACGCCGCCGGGGACGGCCAGCTCCGCCGCGTGCCCGGCCCGGACGAGTTCGCAGGCCTGCGGCCGTACCAGCCGGGGGACTCGCCAAGGCAGGTCTCCTGGCGGCACGCGGCCCGCACCGGGCAGCTCCTCACCCGTGAGACGGATGCCCCCGCCGGGCAGGCCCGCGTGCTGGACTGGGCCGACACGCGCGGCCCCACCGAGGCGCGCGTGTCGCAGCTGGCCGGCTGGGTGGAGGCCGCCCGAGTGACCGGCACGCCCTTCGCCCTGCGCGTCCCCGGTCACCCGGGGGCCTTCGGGGCGGGGGAGGCGCACGCGCAGGCGGCCCGCGCGATTCTGGCGCACCTGGACCCCCTGCCCGACCCGCCGAAGGTCGCGCCCGCCTCCACCGACGACCTCCCGGACGCGGGCGCGTGGACGACCACCCTGGCCGCTCTGGCGTTCGCGCTGGCACCACTGGTCCTGCGTCAGCCGCTGCTGATGAGCGTGCTCACGTTCGGGCTGCTGGGGTACACCTTCGCCCGTCTTCGGCGGTCCCTGCCGGCCCCGGGGCTCGCGGTGCTGGCGGGCGCGGCCGTGCTGGGCGGGGCATACCTGAACAGTGTGTACGGCACGCTGCTCGGCGTGGACGCCGGCACGGCCATGCTGGGCCTGCTGCTGGTCCTGAAGGCCGCCGAATCCCGCACCGGCCGGGACGCGCGGCTGCTGATCCTGCTGGGCCTGTTTCAGACCAGTACGCATTTCTTCGCCGGTCAGGGGCCGCTCACGGCGCTGCACACCGTGCTGGCCGCCGCGGGCCTGCTCGGCGCCGCGGCGCGTCTGACCTCGCCCGACGCCGCCTCCGGGCAGCCCGGGCTGCGGGTGGCCGGGCGGATGCTGGCGCTGGCCGTGCCGCTCGCCGCGCTGCTGTTCCTGCTGTTCCCCCGCCCGGACGGCCCGCTGTGGCGCCTTCCGCTGAGCGCCTCGGCGCAGACGGGCCTGGCGAACGAGATCACCGCCGGGGAGTACAGCGCCCTGGCACAGAACGACGCCGTGGCCTTCCGCGCCGATTTCGGCGGCACGCCCCCAGCGCCGGCTGAGCGGTACTGGCGCGGCCCGGTGTACGAGGCGTACGACGGGGTGCGCTGGACCCAGGTGCGCCTGAACGGCCCGAACCCCACGCTCACTCAGACCGGCCCGGCCGTGGGGTACACGCTCACGCTAGAACCGAACGGCACTCCGTGGCTGCCGGCGCTCGACACCCCCGTGGCGGTGCCGGCCGGTGCAGTCCTCACCACCGCTTTCCAGGCGGCCACGCGCCCCACCGGCGCCCGGTCCCGGTACCGCCTGAGCAGCGCGCCCGCCCGGCGAGGCGAACGGGAGGACCCGTTCCGGCTGGACCTGAATCTGCGCCGGCCGGCCGGGGAGAGCCCCCGCGCGGCGCAGTTCGGGGCGTCCTGGGCGGCGCTGCCCGCGCCGGAGCGGGTGCAGGCGGGCCTGGCCTTCCTCCGGCAGGGCGACTTCACCTACACGCTCACGCCGCCCACCCTGCCGGAACGGAACCGCGTGGACGCCTTCCTGTACGGCACCCGCCGCGGCTTCTGCGAGCATTACGCCTCGGCCTTCGCGTTCCTGATGCGCGCGGCTGGCGTGCCGGCGCGGATCGTGGGCGGATACCTGGGCGGGCAGGTGAACCCGGCCGGCAACTACCTGATCGTGCGCCAGCAGGACGCGCACGCCTGGGTGGAAGTCTGGCTGGCCGGACAGGGATGGGTGCGGGTGGATCCCACGGCCGCCATCGCGCCCGCCCGCGTGAACGCGAACGTCGGCACGGCCCTGACCCGCCCGCAGGCGAGCGCCGCGCCGGAACCGACCGCCCTGGCCCGCGCGCGGCTGGGGCTGGACGCCCTGCAGAACCGCTGGAACGACCTGGTCGTCGGGTACGACGGCGAGCAGCAGCGCAGCGCCCTGGCCCGCATCGGCGTGCAGGGCGCCGCCGCGCAGGTGGGCGCGCTGGCGGTGGGCCTGGTGCTGGCAGGCGCGATGGCGCTGTTTTTCCTGCGCCGGCAGACCGCGCCCCGCGACCCCATGCAGCGCACGCTGGACGACCTGACCCGCCGCACCGGGGAACCCCTGGGCCCCGGGGAGACGCTCAGCGCGTACGCGGAGCGGGTGGGGGCCCTGCGCCCGGACATGCGCCCCGGTTTGAGGCAGGTGCGGGACCTGTACCACGCGGCCCGCTACGCCCCGCAGCCGGGCGAGGCGGCCCTGCGCGCCCTGCGGGAGGCGGTGCGAAAGCTCCGCTGA
- a CDS encoding phosphoribosylglycinamide formyltransferase has protein sequence MNLGFLASHGGSAAKHLVAACHAGTLNATPLALVSNNSRSPALAWAREAGLQTAHLSSAKHPDPATLDHAILAFLTTAGVDTLVLSGYMRELGPQVLTHYAGRIINIHPSLLPRHGGRGMYGDRVHEAVLTAGDTESGASVHLVTQGIDEGPVLAQTRVPVLPGDTLDTLKARVQAVEGDLMLRALQDLARG, from the coding sequence CTGAACCTCGGCTTTCTCGCCTCGCACGGCGGAAGCGCCGCGAAGCACCTGGTCGCCGCCTGCCACGCCGGCACGCTGAACGCCACGCCCCTGGCCCTGGTCAGCAACAACAGCCGCTCCCCCGCGCTCGCCTGGGCGCGGGAGGCTGGCCTGCAGACCGCGCACCTCAGCAGCGCCAAACATCCCGACCCCGCCACCCTCGACCACGCCATCCTCGCCTTCCTCACCACCGCCGGCGTGGACACCCTGGTCCTCAGCGGGTACATGCGCGAACTCGGCCCGCAGGTCCTCACGCACTACGCCGGGCGGATCATCAACATCCACCCCAGCCTGCTGCCCCGCCACGGCGGCCGCGGCATGTACGGCGACCGCGTGCACGAGGCGGTGCTTACCGCCGGGGACACCGAGAGCGGCGCGTCCGTGCACCTCGTCACCCAGGGCATCGACGAGGGCCCCGTCCTCGCCCAGACCCGCGTGCCCGTCCTGCCCGGCGATACGCTGGACACCCTGAAAGCCCGCGTGCAGGCCGTGGAAGGCGACCTTATGCTCCGGGCGCTGCAGGACCTGGCGCGGGGGTAA
- a CDS encoding DUF456 domain-containing protein: protein MSLPFWVFLIVWLVGLGSTFLPVVPATLIIFAGAATAALLDGFQWGADGLFLLVFLLLTVLAMVVDNAASAWGARKYGGSRQAMWGALAGGIVGGLLLPPLGLFLGPPAGAFLAELLLVRRPVNEALASTWGTVVGLFTGLGAKFALHLLLGAYGLWHFWPR from the coding sequence ATGAGTCTCCCCTTCTGGGTGTTCCTGATCGTGTGGCTGGTCGGCCTGGGCTCCACCTTCCTGCCGGTGGTGCCCGCCACCCTGATCATCTTCGCGGGGGCGGCCACGGCCGCGTTGCTGGACGGCTTCCAGTGGGGCGCCGACGGGCTGTTCCTGCTGGTCTTCCTGCTGCTGACGGTCCTGGCGATGGTGGTGGACAATGCCGCGTCCGCGTGGGGCGCCCGGAAGTACGGCGGGAGCCGGCAGGCGATGTGGGGCGCGCTGGCCGGCGGGATCGTGGGCGGGCTGCTGCTGCCGCCGCTGGGCCTGTTCCTGGGCCCGCCCGCCGGGGCGTTCCTGGCGGAACTGCTGCTGGTGCGCCGGCCCGTGAACGAGGCGCTGGCCTCCACCTGGGGCACCGTGGTGGGCCTGTTCACGGGGCTGGGCGCGAAGTTCGCGCTGCACCTGCTGCTGGGCGCGTACGGCCTGTGGCACTTCTGGCCGCGGTGA